tttttgtaCGAAAAGCGTATAATATAAGACAACATACACAACACAATCCATAAAATGTTGACGCGTTGACTTGCATGCATATACTTTTTTGCTGTTCTAAAGATTTGATGCGTCTGTGTATATGCACAATTTGCTGACCACTTAACCCGTCACCGTAACCGATGAGTAAAGACAACGCGCAGTCactaatttcatataaaaatatctttaattCCACTTTAAGAAAACCTAAAATTCTACTTGGCGTAACACTAATATGTCGCATTAACACACCAACATATGCGTCATCAACGCCAAATGGTGCCCAAACATCAACAGTTTGAAGTAAAGGCGAAAGCAAGTTACCAGAGAAAACATACATTGCTCCAACGCAAAATGATGGAAATGTTGGTTCGctaaatgttttataagaaacataatGTCTATGGTTGTGATCACGTGGTACAGATGTTTTGTACACCCACCCTCCATAGTAGTTCTGTGCGTCGACATGTTGTAACTTCATTATCAACCGTGGTAGATGTACATAAACATCATCATCTGCTTTCAAAATAAACTTTGGTTTGTATTTCATACTCCATTTAAAAGTTGCTAATAATTTTCTCGTTATTAAATCATAAGTGTCTATATAATCAACTAAAATAAtatcttgaaatttttttgcttcATCTGATACACGAGTTGGGTTTCTTGTTGTTCCCATGAAGAAAACTAATTTACATGTAATATTTTTGGGTATATATTTTGATTCTTTATACAACGTGTGCAAATGTTTACATCTTCCCCATGTTTTACGAATTGCTTCTCTTTTTTCTCTATGTCTTTCATCATGAGGACTACTGCTCACCAAGATAAGCAAAAATAAGTTATACGAAACATTTATTGGATAATGAACTATTTTGTCTtgattatattttattatatcatTTGGATCAGTTGGTATCTTTGCACGGTTATGATTGGGTAGTGAAGGCAATACATAAATAGATATATAGAGCAGGCATAATACAAAAATTACGAAAAACTTCGAACAGCATACTTTTCGAAATATTAATGCGATAAATCTTTTTGTAACTGCTACCATTTTTAACATATGTCTACCATTTTGTTTTAACCACAGGTGTTACGCATCACTAAGCTTGTGATAGGATGCAGCATCGTTCTTTAGCATGTATTGAAATCAAATGTTGTATGAACCATACGTTGTAACTTAAATGTTTTTGCAACACTTTTTtcgaaatatatatattttaaaattatacttcctatagctagctttagaaTATTCTATTTTAAGATGTCGTGCCACTAGATAACGTgatcgaatttttttttaatttccagcTATATTTTCAAATCATAAAATAAAACCCGTGTGAATATAGCAAAACGTTTTTTGAATGTTAATTTTAATACAAGATCAGAAAAAGATCTATATCATCACCTTTTTAGTACGATGTTTATATTCACTGTAAGATCTACCATATTGTTTTCGTATAAGTTTTTATTGTCTTTTGATATCGGTTAGGTTATGACGTCATAATCACgacatgtttatttttagtACTGTGGCGTgatctgaagaaaaaaaatgcttttgtaTTCGTGGGCTCACCTTGTCTGTTTGTGTTTACTaaagacaattttaaattttaattgcagaagaaaaaaatgttatatttttgtgtAATGGGTTTTACTTAAATATCATTAACTTCAAGGTAACGGTTATTCATGATCTTACATTAAATAAGTAGGGagctttaagtttttaaaaattcttcctGTATACAAATTTTCTCTGGTTTATAACTGACCTATTTTTGTTTGCGAAATCTAAATAAAGTTTATAACAGCTGAAGTTTCTTAACGTTTTTAAATATCCAAATATGTtactgtatttttatattttttctggcTGGTAGTACAATCAGCCAACCAA
This is a stretch of genomic DNA from Hydractinia symbiolongicarpus strain clone_291-10 chromosome 9, HSymV2.1, whole genome shotgun sequence. It encodes these proteins:
- the LOC130657045 gene encoding beta-1,3-galactosyltransferase 1-like, producing MLKMVAVTKRFIALIFRKVCCSKFFVIFVLCLLYISIYVLPSLPNHNRAKIPTDPNDIIKYNQDKIVHYPINVSYNLFLLILVSSSPHDERHREKREAIRKTWGRCKHLHTLYKESKYIPKNITCKLVFFMGTTRNPTRVSDEAKKFQDIILVDYIDTYDLITRKLLATFKWSMKYKPKFILKADDDVYVHLPRLIMKLQHVDAQNYYGGWVYKTSVPRDHNHRHYVSYKTFSEPTFPSFCVGAMYVFSGNLLSPLLQTVDVWAPFGVDDAYVGVLMRHISVTPSRILGFLKVELKIFLYEISDCALSLLIGYGDGLSGQQIVHIHRRIKSLEQQKSICMQVNASTFYGLCCVCCLILYAFRTKIYSTSV